The sequence below is a genomic window from Acropora palmata chromosome 5, jaAcrPala1.3, whole genome shotgun sequence.
TTCAGCTTGAGTGGTCGTTTCCAGAGAGCAGAAAAGTCCGCCGTACAGAAATGTGGCAGTTTTTGATGACATTCGTCGTGTTTCTGTTTCTGCAGTCAAGCTTGTGCGTGGCTGACCCGTGTTCCAAACACTCGGATTGCTACAAGATAAGTTACAAAAACTTTTGTTGCCGTGGGCAATGTGTAACAAATGACACAGACCATGCgataggaaaagaaaacaagtgttTACGGCCGTACAGGAGTGATCCATTCACCGATCATGTCGTTATTGGTGTTTTTTTAGCAGCCTTTCTCACTTTCGTTGTCATCGTTAGCTGCACATATCACCGCTGTCCTTGTTACTCTTGCTATTCTTCAAAATCACTTTCCAAAACCTCTCCGCGTCACACGGCGgtatatcagacatcaaatgCGCTAACCACGGTGGCTTTGACTTCTCTTGGCCAATTATACCAGGTTAGCGGAATATCCCAGGGAATCAACAACCCGCATGGCCCTACGCAATGCAATTTAGCATTCTTTGGAGAGGATGAGAGGCAGCAGCGAGTGAGACTGAAAGATACCGCGCCAAACCATGCCACTTCACACAACACAGCTTGGGAAGAAAGATCGTTCCGTCCAGTGGACTCAAACTGCTCTGGGTGAACCGTGATTATAAGGCAAGATTATTACCATGTATTATTAAAAGCTAAACTACGGATGTCaaattttcagtattttctTTGGCTCGCTGGACATAGGCGATTAGTTCATATACCTGTTGTGCCTAATATGGTCAAGGAACGCGTCAGCAACAAAGCCagctaaaaatatttttgcatcTCGAAGAAAAGAAGGCTGACAAAAACCGCTTTGGACcgaataaaatcaacatggaagagctGTTGATCCTGGagcttttaataaaacaattgttctgctcgggcttgctggatataaaatgattataaCCAACCGGGTGCTACTCCTAACACTCCTTATTTTCCACATTTATGTATTTTTGAAGAGTTTGTGATTCTTACAAGCTTTTTCTATATAAGAACTCATtacaaaatgttctttttatgaatttgaaaACGATGAACGATTCATCGAAACGCCATTCAAAATTTATAGCGCCAGTTTTTATTCTTAAGTTGATTCTTCAGTATGGCACTGCGCATCCTGCACTGCGCATAATAACACGTAATtggcaaaaaaatataatggTGGCTTTCCTTGCTGGAAAGCTCGCACGCGAGAAAAATGGGCGTTTTGGAAAGGCATGGTTGGGATAAAtcggtggaaatttgtggcAAGGAAGTAAAAGAAAGCTGAGCGAAAGTGTTGAAATCGTTGAAGGTGCAAAAACATCCGTCCTTTCTTTCTCGAACATGGCGGAATATTCTCACTCAAGGGGAAACCTCAACAGGTGCGATGGTCCTTTCCTCTTAAAAGAGCATGGTgacctatattttttattacataagaATATTGTACATACTATCCTCCtaaattaggaaaaaaatcaaaaaatttgtcggaaggaaaaaaagatacatCCGAAAGCGAGCGCAAAACCGTTACtccaacatgcaaattatgaccacgaaaacaacaaactcTACGAACGCTTTACGTCCGTGTTGTTTTAAATCGTGTGATTTGTCCCCAAATTTTATGTGATATTGTTCTATATGCTCCACACTTTCTACCTctcaagtttttttccaaGTGTTACTTTAATAAAGTATGTTTCGAGctactgcaaaatttaacgtgAACCGATGAATAATGCGCGTGATTAGCGCGAGTACAAGCATAAATGGGGTAACATTACCTCATCATATCTCTTAAGCGAGAATGGTGACctctcatttttattttctttttcgaaacaatgcttggtggagaacattcagggaaagtttcaaaaatattCCTCGGTAACTTTTTTTCTGAGGAACACCTTAAACATCATTATTTCACAACCTGTTAGACTTTTTTCAGTGTCAAATCGCATTTGCTTCCTAAGGTATAATCCGTTGGTCTGCGCATGCCCAGCCCAACTGCTGTCTTACTGAAACTGCTTGGTGATAACACCAGAAAATCACTCTCTGCTAGGATATAGTGATCATGTAACACGTTTAGTATTGCTTCTTCTGATGGTTCTTCATTGTTTTCGTATATATCTAAATGCTGTGGTTTGCTTTCAGTCGTGATGATTTTTTCAGGGAAGTATTTCATTGCATATTCCTTAACGAATACACTATCAGTCGCCAAAAACCAGCGGGTGCGCAAACCTGTAACTCTGTCATTTGCTAGATGGAAAACTTGGCGTTCGACTTTTTCCGCGCACGCGAAGAACATCTTAAAGTTATCAACTCTAGGAGTTGTATGTACCCTTCCAAACTGTTGATCTCCCAAACGAATGTGAATTCCTACAAATAAAGCTCCGTTCTTACGAAGAGCTCGCCGTGTGTTATCCAGAGAATCTTGCAAGGTTGTTTTCGGTTGGAAAAGGAAATCAAACGCGCAACCGATCATTGAATATCTCGGAGTACCTACTAACAACGGACGTAGTGTCAATTCGCGAGCTCTTTTCATCAGAAATatgttctttttcattgcattttcagcgaaaaaaagaattgatgTCGCAATTTCGACAGGCTTatcaaaatatttcatcatATTTTCGCTGCGCATCCAGGAAACAAAGGTTGACGTATTTTTAGTTATCCAACCATCACGAATCTTTGCTTTATCGTCCTTTAATGTTCTCCATAAGTGTCTGCGATGATCCAAATTCGGAACGGGGTAGTTCCAGTTGATGCTTTTTGGCTCTAAGAAATGTTTCAAGGGTTTTGGCGCTGTCCAGTCAATTAAAAAGGCTCTGTCCGTTAAAATAGCtaagtaaaacaaagaaactaaaGCATAGACACGATTTCCGTACCCACAGCATCCTTTGTTTGTCCAAGGGCAGGAATAAACTAGGAACTTAGGCTTCCTTGTGCCTTTGATGATGCTGGTGTGTAATTCTTGATATTTAGTTTGCCAGTCACCGCCGCAAACGTTTGGAAAACGAGAAATGTAATTTGGCAACAGGGGCATCCTGGCGGCATTACTTCTGTTTGTAAGAGTGTTAACTGTGATTCTTTTCAAACCTCCTTCTGTtatcaaatgaaacaaaggaagTGTGAGGAAATTTCGCTCTCTCCTTTTCCTCGTCGGTAACTTACGGTAAGAAGATAAGACCCTGGGAATGGCACTGTTTTTACCCAAGTTACGGTCACCGCACAATAACGTTTAAAAGTAGGTTAATGGTCATAGAGTGTCCTCTTTAACCCTCCTCAGCTTTAACATCACCTTTGTTATGATATTTAGAAGATATACATTGCAATGTCTCCACCAAACTATGCTCCTATAGAAAAATTTTGCATCCTGAAAACGACTTCAACGTTAGCGGTAGGATTCTtcttataaaagaaatgttatatgaagtgcggtgtttgaaatcaaatgaagatatgatcctggaaaatttttcaggttcatgagacaattgcttaaattgtccagcaagtgcgatgatcatatcttcatttgatttcaaacaccgcacttcatataacatttcttttatacgacattcctttcacgggaaaacatgagcccaacaaattgacctgctcttaactgtgtgacttcgtagctcagttggttagagcactgcaccggcatcgcagaggtcatgggttcgaatcccgttgagtcacctgaatttttcaggttcatgagacaattgcttaaattgtccagcaagtgcgaggatcatatcttcatttgattctTCTTATAATTACCTAAGTTTTTGACATTCCATGACGATCATCAATCTCGTTCGTTTCTTTTGGACATATCAACGTCAAAGCAAAATCTTACTCAATTTACAAAAAGCAAAGCATTTTTACGAGTGCGTACCTTCCTCTGAGCGTGtaaaaatgccatttccaCTCGGCAAGCCAAATTTTGTTTGATAACGACAAAAGATGTCAAAAACTACAACTGCAAGAAGGGTCAGAAATAGCAGCAAAAGAGCGAAAAACCTCAACATCACCATTGTGTCAATTCAATGTTTCAATTATTTCTTGgttctgaaaaaataaaaaaaattgacaacatGCATCGAGAATAGACTGTGAATATGCACACAGTATGAACCAGAATACTGACCAAGtcaacctcgtttccaggaCCTCTCCTTTGGCTGCTGGACTGGTACGGGAGTTGAGACTAAATATAAACATTTGAGGATACCCTGCCAAATAATGTCTCAAAAAGCTTGCTGATTTGCGGTCACTTGGATAGTTTGAAATTTACATACATGGTCAATTAGTTGTTCGAGGTGGGAATTCAGATTGATTGTTTTTTCAGATGTTTGTGTCTGGATACGTTGGCAAAACAAATGAGGCCAATTGCAAGGTATTTTTCATTAGTTAAGACTCCCAAGTTCAGCTGTGTAAATACCGACAAATGT
It includes:
- the LOC141880612 gene encoding uncharacterized protein LOC141880612 isoform X1, producing MVMLRFFALLLLFLTLLAVVVFDIFCRYQTKFGLPSGNGIFTRSEEEGGLKRITVNTLTNRSNAARMPLLPNYISRFPNVCGGDWQTKYQELHTSIIKGTRKPKFLVYSCPWTNKGCCGYGNRVYALVSLFYLAILTDRAFLIDWTAPKPLKHFLEPKSINWNYPVPNLDHRRHLWRTLKDDKAKIRDGWITKNTSTFVSWMRSENMMKYFDKPVEIATSILFFAENAMKKNIFLMKRARELTLRPLLVGTPRYSMIGCAFDFLFQPKTTLQDSLDNTRRALRKNGALFVGIHIRLGDQQFGRVHTTPRVDNFKMFFACAEKVERQVFHLANDRVTGLRTRWFLATDSVFVKEYAMKYFPEKIITTESKPQHLDIYENNEEPSEEAILNVLHDHYILAESDFLVLSPSSFSKTAVGLGMRRPTDYTLGSKCDLTLKKV